From Daucus carota subsp. sativus chromosome 6, DH1 v3.0, whole genome shotgun sequence, the proteins below share one genomic window:
- the LOC108207551 gene encoding uncharacterized protein LOC108207551: MDGYVNVNFFWGGEIIKQDNDVLYTLDPKEMMYVKLSSSLEELRDMVFGLMHISRHHWDVKLSVKYPRIGVSNLVSGFFVKSVKSDDDVRRMLSIPERFHLGGDVSLFIEAESIAQPSQHYGGEYGGNYGQTGQTAAGGQVSNYVENYGGSFGGDYGGNYGQSQGMQGWSSGYNYGTIGEYGGGSSNTGRFVVEEVVDEDDLSGRQPSPARQTPKRGAAIALALENQEDDEEYGSERAISSSDDSEWNLSQEDVPESEDFSEVDSDEEREGNMHLQTQALSIHEPRAAWFGSQDYEPVIVSNKDAVMSLGFDPANDELTEGALFATKEVLIAAVKHAHISTDRNFIVEKSSTQVYKVKCVVSNCKWKLRAAKKKSHGLFQITKCPEIHTCLLDRPTQDHCKISAKMIGYVVAPYISQTPQLKVSNIITMVNDEYHHLVSYLKAWRGKMAAMESVYGSWKTTYNELPRFLNVMASTNVGSIVVVEVVPHHKERGTSTFVRAFWCLKAMIDGWQYARPVISIDGTFLKGKYNGKLLVAVGVDSNNHQYPICFALVDEETTENWSWFLRLLRRHVCRDRLGVCIISDRATGILAAMNDEASGFTPPMGYHRFCLHHVRSNFSKAFPGKELKMLMWLAGNTPQIRKYDAYMKKIGELSPQGLRWLLGISPALWTICHDTGHARFGQATTNITESFNGNVRVARHLPVTAMIEFMFYKTVRTVNKERNAVLEGIGEGHELCLRTRNKLEKIAAKANTHRVETFNRGTGLFSVKTQRYMVKGCNKGGNTQVVDITQRTCTCGKWACHRLPCSHLIAACNHNHLNWKQWIGHFHYNSTLLKLWEPMIYPLPATGYWDIDLPVQWRMFGTVVPNEALRKRRRKRGERGQSVRIRTEMDSSRTSHKCGRCKQEGHTRRSKRCPLYNVDPTV; this comes from the exons ATGGACGGTTACGTAAACGTCAATTTCTTCTGGGGAGGTGAAATCATAAAACAAGATAACGATGTTCTCTACACCTTAGATCCGAAAGAAATGATGTATGTGAAATTGAGCAGCTCACTTGAAGAACTACGAGATATGGTGTTCGGGTTGATGCATATAAGTAGGCATCATTGGGATGTCAAGCTTAGTGTGAAATATCCTCGAATCGGGGTTAGTAACCTCGTTTCGGGGTTCTTTGTGAAGTCTGTTAAATCGGACGACGATGTTCGTAGGATGTTAAGTATCCCCGAGAGATTTCACTTGGGTGGAGACGTATCATTGTTTATCGAGGCCGAGAGTATTGCTCAACCCAGCCAACACTATGGAGGCGAGTATGGGGGGAACTATGGACAAACCGGACAAACCGCTGCAGGTGGCCAAGTTTCAAATTATGTTGAAAACTACGGTGGGAGTTTTGGAGGCGATTATGGGGGAAACTATGGACAAAGCCAGGGCATGCAAGGGTGGTCTAGCGGCTACAACTACGGGACGATTGGAGAGTATGGTGGTGGCTCGAGTAATACGGGTCGTTTTGTTGTTGAAGAGGTTGTGGACGAGGACGATTTGAGTGGTAGACAGCCATCACCGGCTCGTCAAACCCCGAAAAGAGGTGCAGCTATAGCTCTTGCACTGGAGAACCAGGAGGATGATGAAGAGTATGGCTCGGAAAGAGCCATAAGCAGCAGTGACGATTCGGAGTGGAATCTATCACAGGAGGATGTTCCGGAAAGTGAAGATTTTTCGGAGGTTGATTCCGATGAAGAAAGAGAGGGAAACATGCACTTGCAAACACAGGCATTGTCTATTCATGAACCTAGAGCTGCATGGTTTGGATCCCAGGATTACGAGCCTGTGATTGTGTCCAACAAGGACGCAGTTATGTCACTCGGGTTTGATCCCGCCAACGATGAGTTGACCGAAGGAGCTCTATTTGCTACCAAGGAAGTGCTCATAGCTGCTGTGAAACATGCACACATAAGTACAGATCGAAATTTCATCGTGGAGAAAAGCTCCACGCAAGTCTACAAAGTTAAATGTGTGGTTTCAAACTGCAAGTGGAAGCTAAGGGCCGCGAAGAAGAAGTCCCACGGCCTTTTTCAAATAACTAAATGTCCAGAGATTCACACATGCCTACTGGATAGACCCACGCAGGACCACTGCAAAATTTCAGCAAAAATGATTGGCTATGTGGTTGCTCCCTAC ATCTCCCAGACCCCTCAATTGAAGGTAAGCAACATCATCACAATGGTCAATGATGAGTACCACCATTTGGTTAGTTACTTGAAAGCATGGAGGGGGAAGATGGCCGCCATGGAAAGCGTTTATGGAAGCTGGAAGACAACCTACAACGAGCTCCCTCGGTTCCTTAATGTCATGGCCAGTACAAATGTCGGAAGTatagttgtggttgaggttgttccaCATCATAAAGAGAGGGGTACATCGACATTTGTTCGTGCATTTTGGTGCCTAAAAGCAATGATTGATGGTTGGCAGTATGCACGGCCAGTTATTTCCATTGATGGTACATTTCTTAAGGGAAAGTATAATGGGAAATTGCTGGTCGCGGTGGGAGTCGACTCTAATAACCACCAATATCCCATATGCTTCGCCCTTGTTGATGAGGAAACAACTGAAAATTGGTCTTGGTTTCTACGTCTTTTACGTAGACATGTATGCCGAGATAGATTGGGGGTTTGTATTATATCTGACCGTGCGACGGGGATCCTTGCTGCAATGAATGACGAAGCGAGTGGTTTTACCCCGCCGATGGGCTATCACAGATTCTGCCTCCATCATGTTAGGAGCAACTTCTCCAAGGCATTCCCGGGAAAGGAGCTTAAAATGTTAATGTGGCTAGCCGGCAATACGCCACAGATTAGGAAATATGATGCCTACATGAAGAAGATTGGAGAGCTTTCGCCTCAAGGCTTGAGGTGGTTGCTAGGGATAAGTCCAGCCCTCTGGACTATTTGTCATGACACAGGCCACGCTCGTTTCGGCCAAGCTACCACAAACATCACGGAGAGCTTTAATGGTAACGTGCGCGTGGCTCGGCACCTACCTGTGACCGCAAtgattgaattcatgttttataAAACTGTTAGGACGGTCAATAAGGAGAGGAACGCAGTGCTTGAGGGCATTGGGGAGGGTCATGAACTTTGTCTAAGGACGAGAAATAAGTTGGAGAAGATTGCAGCCAAAGCTAACACACACCGGGTCGAGACATTTAATAGAGGAACCGGTTTGTTCTCCGTAAAGACGCAAAGGTACATGGTAAAAGGGTGCAATAAGGGCGGGAACACGCAGGTGGTTGACATAACTCAACGTACATGCACTTGCGGGAAATGGGCTTGCCACCGCCTACCGTGTTCACATTTGATTGCTGCTTGCAACCACAATCACTTAAACTGGAAACAGTGGATTGGCCACTTCCACTACAACTCTACTTTGTTGAAATTGTGGGAGCCAATGATATATCCATTACCAGCAACTGGGTATTGGGATATTGATTTGCCAGTGCAATGGAGAATGTTTGGAACTGTGGTACCGAACGAGGCCTTGCGAAAGAGAAGGCGTAAACGAGGAGAAAGGGGTCAATCCGTCAGAATACGCACGGAGATGGACAGTTCCCGTACAAGTCACAAATGTGGCCGCTGCAAGCAAGAAGGACACACTAGACGTAGTAAAAGGTGTCCATTGTACAATGTTGACCCTACTGTGTAA